A window of Patescibacteria group bacterium contains these coding sequences:
- a CDS encoding TraR/DksA family transcriptional regulator, with translation MTAAKKQGDNDLDKKTIEQIKGDLLSRKKQLLNDLKDIAGKDIHDKDEHKALFPDYGDKSDENAQEIGEYTTNLATEKVLESTLRDINNALERIEKGTYGICKYCKKPIGKKRMLARPVASACVECKTKLQNS, from the coding sequence ATGACAGCAGCAAAAAAACAAGGAGACAATGATTTAGACAAGAAGACGATTGAACAGATAAAGGGAGATCTGCTTTCCAGAAAAAAGCAGCTTTTGAATGATTTGAAGGATATTGCCGGCAAAGATATCCATGACAAAGATGAGCATAAAGCCCTATTTCCTGATTATGGCGATAAATCAGATGAAAATGCGCAAGAAATTGGCGAATATACCACCAACTTGGCTACGGAGAAAGTTTTGGAAAGCACATTGCGCGATATTAATAATGCTTTGGAGCGGATAGAAAAAGGCACCTATGGCATTTGTAAATATTGTAAAAAGCCGATTGGCAAAAAGAGAATGTTGGCTCGGCCGGTAGCAAGCGCTTGCGTGGAATGCAAAACCAAACTGCAGAACAGTTAA
- the lspA gene encoding signal peptidase II, translated as MLKYKKNMAFWILLAMFFVVLDRFFKFLATSGFFDKSIPVAGDFFKLGFAPNYNIAFSLPFSGIFLNILIIMIIIFLLYELLFLAERQEWSKVAFLTFIIFGAISNMLDRLKYGFVVDYLDLKYFTVFNIADVMIVGGVSGLILIFYKNKKDV; from the coding sequence ATGCTAAAATATAAAAAAAACATGGCTTTCTGGATTTTATTGGCCATGTTTTTTGTTGTTTTAGATCGGTTTTTTAAATTTTTAGCTACGAGCGGTTTTTTTGATAAATCAATTCCAGTTGCCGGAGATTTTTTTAAACTGGGTTTCGCCCCTAATTATAATATTGCCTTTTCCCTGCCTTTTTCCGGAATTTTTCTGAATATTCTGATTATTATGATAATCATCTTTTTGCTGTATGAATTGCTGTTTCTGGCGGAAAGACAAGAATGGAGTAAGGTCGCCTTCTTGACATTTATAATTTTTGGTGCTATAAGTAATATGCTGGATCGTTTAAAATACGGATTCGTGGTGGATTATTTGGATTTAAAGTATTTTACGGTCTTTAATATTGCGGATGTAATGATAGTGGGGGGAGTTTCGGGTTTAATCCTTATTTTTTATAAAAATAAAAAAGATGTATAA
- the tsaE gene encoding tRNA (adenosine(37)-N6)-threonylcarbamoyltransferase complex ATPase subunit type 1 TsaE, producing the protein MEQIITNSEKETLAFAKKYAKKLKGGVVMGLIGNLGAGKTVFIKGLAAGLGLKKNITSPTFVIMKVYPVKKGKIKNFVHIDAYRLGSGRDLISIGAQEYFNRADTLTIIEWADRVKKILPKKTKYIKMEILEGAKRKILKN; encoded by the coding sequence ATGGAACAAATAATAACCAATTCGGAAAAAGAAACTCTTGCCTTTGCTAAAAAATACGCCAAAAAATTGAAAGGCGGGGTAGTAATGGGTTTAATCGGAAATTTAGGCGCTGGCAAAACCGTTTTTATCAAGGGCTTGGCTGCCGGCCTGGGGCTTAAAAAAAATATTACCAGCCCGACTTTTGTCATAATGAAAGTTTACCCTGTTAAGAAGGGAAAAATAAAAAACTTTGTCCATATTGACGCTTACCGCCTTGGATCCGGAAGAGATTTAATTTCTATCGGCGCGCAAGAATATTTCAACCGGGCTGACACTTTAACCATAATTGAATGGGCGGACAGGGTTAAAAAAATCTTGCCAAAAAAAACAAAATATATTAAAATGGAAATCTTGGAAGGCGCTAAAAGAAAAATTTTGAAAAATTAA
- the rplS gene encoding 50S ribosomal protein L19, with amino-acid sequence MAEDKKTEKKKIPEIKPGMTVRVYQKIKELNIKGEEKERTQYFDGTVIARKHGKEKGATITVRKVSDGIGVEKIFPLNLPTIEKIEIKKQEKVRRAKLYFLKKGYKKKLKEKKVS; translated from the coding sequence ATGGCAGAAGATAAAAAAACGGAAAAAAAGAAAATTCCGGAAATAAAACCCGGCATGACCGTTAGGGTTTACCAAAAAATTAAAGAATTAAATATTAAAGGTGAAGAAAAAGAAAGAACCCAGTATTTTGATGGCACGGTTATCGCCCGAAAACACGGCAAAGAAAAAGGCGCGACAATAACGGTCAGAAAAGTTTCTGATGGAATCGGCGTGGAAAAAATATTTCCTCTCAACCTTCCGACCATAGAAAAAATCGAGATAAAAAAACAGGAAAAAGTAAGGCGGGCCAAACTTTACTTTCTTAAAAAAGGCTATAAGAAAAAATTAAAGGAAAAAAAGGTCTCTTAA
- a CDS encoding AAA family ATPase, whose protein sequence is MYLEKLEIQGFKSFANKNKLVFPGMITRDRRGITAIVGPNGSGKSNIADAVRWALGEQSMKTLRGKKSEDIIFSGSDRKGRLGMAEVSLFLNNEDKKAQIDYSEVILTRRLFRDGESEYLINQSRARLADIQMLLAKAKFGQKTYSVIGQGMVEGFLNTSLAERKEFFDEATGVKQFQIKRDDSLGKLQTSYENLGQVQMLLGEIEPRLRSLTRQVNKLEKREKIEVELKGLQLNYYRKVWHEINDKFNEFNNEFLNLEKIKLAKEKKLEQINNELEKIEKKDKKTLEFEKWQKSLLDLREKKEEIVKQLARLDAQLEIKLEARGKFDLSWLNNKKEELGREAAKTREEIESLEKNIKYSRDDFAAVENEKNQIDKKLNEASDSLINLSSGSDSGEKVKISEILKKLLFELEKAGGENDLGKLKDLIGKIKSEFREVIKRLREEDKGAIENLREEIVKLTKAREEMIVKINENNLRISARVERVKLLKEKETKTAKDLEEILEKLKQSQPEFDSREIEEEKKSLKEKLSQAEERAKEINGKIDSSNAEEEAARDRLFSLQKNINELQNEINDLNRKLSDLKINSTRQETRLEDLEIEIRNNFGSPKEIRQGKFSGPMDLDAVREKIGQLKHQLELIGGIDPETTKEYEQTKERFDFLSGQVKDLNVAIKSLEKIIEELDLTIKERFDKEFRIISQKFEEYFKILFNGGMAKIIKVMEEEKDEDEKSGAEAKENYEVIQKEESRKDSGLDLKKIKFLRKHNATGLAGIEIAATPPGKKIKSVAMLSGGERALTAIALICAIISANPSPFVVLDEVDAALDEANSERLAKILDDLSHKTQFIVITHNRASMRRANILYGVTMGDDGVSRLLSIKLEEAGEDKKYPPGADPPAGGK, encoded by the coding sequence ATGTATCTAGAAAAACTTGAAATTCAGGGCTTTAAATCTTTTGCCAATAAAAACAAGCTGGTTTTCCCCGGCATGATTACGCGCGACCGGCGGGGCATTACGGCCATTGTCGGGCCGAATGGCTCGGGCAAATCCAATATCGCCGATGCCGTGCGCTGGGCTTTGGGAGAACAAAGCATGAAAACCCTGCGTGGCAAAAAAAGCGAAGATATTATCTTTTCCGGTTCGGACAGGAAGGGCCGGTTAGGCATGGCTGAAGTGTCTTTATTTTTGAATAACGAAGATAAGAAGGCCCAGATAGATTATTCCGAAGTGATTCTAACCCGCCGGTTGTTTCGGGACGGAGAAAGCGAATATTTAATAAATCAATCGCGGGCGCGCCTGGCTGATATTCAAATGCTTTTGGCCAAGGCAAAATTCGGGCAAAAAACTTACAGCGTTATCGGCCAGGGCATGGTTGAGGGATTTTTAAATACGAGTCTGGCAGAAAGGAAAGAATTTTTTGACGAAGCCACCGGCGTAAAGCAATTTCAGATTAAGAGGGATGATTCCTTGGGCAAACTGCAGACGAGTTATGAAAATCTTGGCCAGGTTCAGATGCTTTTAGGAGAAATAGAGCCGCGGCTTAGGAGTCTTACACGGCAGGTTAATAAGCTGGAAAAAAGAGAAAAAATTGAAGTGGAGTTAAAGGGCCTGCAGCTTAATTATTATCGCAAGGTTTGGCATGAAATAAATGACAAGTTTAATGAATTTAACAATGAATTTTTGAATTTAGAAAAAATCAAACTGGCCAAGGAAAAAAAGTTAGAGCAGATAAACAATGAATTGGAAAAAATAGAAAAGAAAGACAAAAAGACTTTGGAATTTGAAAAGTGGCAGAAGTCCCTTCTTGATTTGCGGGAGAAAAAGGAAGAAATAGTGAAACAACTGGCCCGTCTTGACGCCCAACTGGAAATAAAATTGGAGGCGCGGGGGAAATTCGACTTGTCTTGGCTTAATAACAAAAAAGAAGAATTAGGCAGAGAAGCGGCAAAGACAAGAGAAGAGATAGAATCTTTGGAAAAGAATATAAAATACAGCCGGGATGATTTTGCCGCGGTAGAAAATGAAAAAAACCAGATTGATAAAAAATTAAACGAAGCCAGCGACAGCCTGATTAACTTAAGTTCCGGGTCGGACTCGGGAGAGAAGGTAAAAATAAGCGAAATTTTAAAAAAATTGCTTTTTGAGCTGGAAAAAGCCGGAGGGGAAAATGACCTGGGAAAACTTAAAGACCTTATCGGAAAGATAAAAAGCGAATTTAGGGAAGTTATAAAGAGATTAAGGGAGGAAGACAAGGGGGCGATAGAAAACTTGCGCGAGGAAATTGTTAAACTGACAAAAGCAAGGGAAGAAATGATCGTAAAGATCAATGAAAATAATTTAAGAATATCGGCCCGGGTTGAAAGAGTTAAGCTTTTGAAAGAAAAAGAAACAAAGACAGCCAAAGATTTGGAAGAAATTTTAGAAAAATTAAAACAAAGCCAGCCTGAATTTGACTCCAGAGAAATAGAAGAAGAAAAAAAGAGTTTAAAAGAAAAACTTTCCCAGGCGGAGGAGCGGGCCAAAGAAATAAACGGGAAAATTGATAGCTCTAACGCGGAAGAGGAAGCGGCCAGGGACCGTTTATTCTCCTTGCAGAAAAATATAAACGAGCTTCAAAATGAGATAAATGATTTGAACCGAAAGTTGAGCGATCTGAAGATTAATTCCACGCGGCAGGAAACCCGGTTAGAAGATTTAGAAATTGAAATAAGGAATAATTTCGGCAGCCCGAAAGAAATAAGGCAGGGAAAATTTTCCGGCCCGATGGACCTGGACGCGGTCAGAGAAAAAATCGGGCAGTTAAAGCATCAGCTTGAATTGATCGGCGGAATTGACCCGGAAACAACCAAGGAATATGAACAAACCAAGGAGCGTTTTGATTTTCTGTCCGGGCAGGTTAAGGATTTGAATGTTGCCATAAAATCTTTGGAGAAAATTATTGAGGAGCTGGATTTGACCATCAAAGAAAGATTTGATAAAGAGTTTAGGATTATTTCCCAAAAATTTGAAGAATATTTTAAAATTTTGTTTAACGGCGGGATGGCTAAAATTATAAAAGTAATGGAAGAAGAAAAAGACGAAGACGAGAAGAGCGGCGCGGAAGCGAAGGAAAATTATGAGGTTATCCAAAAAGAAGAATCTAGAAAAGATTCCGGCTTAGATTTAAAAAAAATAAAATTTTTGAGAAAACACAATGCCACCGGCCTGGCCGGGATTGAAATTGCCGCCACGCCTCCGGGCAAAAAAATAAAATCCGTGGCCATGCTTTCCGGCGGAGAAAGGGCTTTGACCGCCATCGCCTTAATTTGCGCCATTATCAGCGCCAATCCTTCGCCTTTTGTGGTTTTGGACGAGGTGGACGCGGCCTTGGATGAAGCCAATTCCGAGCGGCTGGCGAAAATTTTAGACGACCTTTCCCATAAAACCCAGTTTATCGTCATAACCCATAACCGCGCTTCTATGCGCCGGGCTAATATTCTTTATGGCGTGACTATGGGCGATGACGGGGTAAGCAGGTTGCTTTCTATAAAGCTGGAAGAAGCGGGAGAAGATAAAAAATATCCGCCAGGGGCGGACCCGCCTGCGGGCGGGAAATAA
- a CDS encoding YifB family Mg chelatase-like AAA ATPase: protein MSSKIISAAVVGLEAELVEVEADYGGGPLGAFAIVGLPDAAVSESRERVRRAVKNSGFFFPKVKVTVNLAPADLKKYGPSYDLPIAVSVLVKTGRVSLPDEGRSMLFVGELALSGQVRPINGVLPVAIKAGQAGFKTIFVPKENAPEAKLVKELEVIPLNDLGQLARHLSGKEPIPPADYKEFDFSGEKIFSDMSHVRGQEHAKRAVEIAAAGAHNILMFGPPGSGKTLIARTIPSILPNLTLAEALEITKIYSVAGQLPTGTALLTIRPFRSPHHTASGVALVGGGTWPRPGEISLAHRGVLFLDEFGEFPRQVLENLRQPLEDGIINVSRAAGNLRFPAKFILVAAMNPCPCGFYGDKERQCTCAPGQIINYRKRISGPIIDRIDLHIEVPRLKFDKLSSEGQGETSEVIKSRIEAARKIQAERFKAMPIITNSEMNSEAVKKFCQIDDSSCQLLRSAVDQMHLSARAYFRILKISRTIADLAGEEKILTSHIAEALQYRPRVE from the coding sequence ATGTCTTCAAAAATAATTTCAGCGGCGGTGGTTGGTCTGGAAGCGGAATTGGTGGAAGTGGAAGCGGATTACGGGGGCGGGCCTTTGGGAGCTTTTGCTATTGTCGGCTTGCCGGACGCGGCGGTTTCCGAATCAAGGGAAAGGGTGAGAAGGGCGGTAAAAAATTCCGGTTTTTTTTTCCCCAAAGTAAAAGTAACGGTTAATTTAGCGCCGGCAGATTTGAAAAAATACGGGCCAAGTTATGATTTGCCCATTGCCGTAAGCGTTTTGGTAAAAACCGGCCGGGTCTCGCTCCCTGATGAAGGCCGGAGCATGCTTTTTGTCGGGGAGCTGGCTTTGTCCGGGCAGGTCCGGCCGATTAATGGCGTCTTGCCAGTCGCGATCAAGGCCGGGCAAGCCGGTTTCAAAACTATTTTTGTGCCCAAGGAAAATGCGCCGGAAGCTAAGCTGGTAAAAGAGCTGGAAGTTATCCCCCTTAATGATTTGGGCCAATTAGCCCGGCATTTAAGCGGCAAGGAGCCAATTCCGCCCGCGGATTACAAAGAATTTGATTTTTCGGGAGAAAAAATTTTTTCCGATATGTCCCACGTCCGGGGGCAGGAGCATGCCAAACGGGCGGTAGAAATTGCCGCAGCCGGGGCCCATAATATTTTAATGTTTGGGCCGCCCGGATCAGGAAAAACCTTAATTGCCCGGACAATTCCGTCAATTTTACCTAATTTGACTTTGGCAGAGGCCTTGGAAATAACCAAAATTTACAGCGTGGCCGGCCAGTTGCCGACTGGAACAGCCTTGCTTACTATCCGTCCTTTCCGCTCCCCGCATCATACGGCTTCAGGCGTGGCTTTGGTCGGCGGGGGCACTTGGCCAAGACCCGGGGAAATTTCCCTGGCCCATCGCGGCGTTTTATTTCTGGATGAGTTCGGAGAGTTTCCCCGTCAGGTTTTGGAAAATTTGCGCCAGCCTTTGGAAGACGGAATTATAAATGTAAGCCGGGCGGCCGGCAACTTAAGATTTCCGGCCAAATTTATTTTGGTGGCGGCCATGAATCCCTGCCCCTGCGGTTTTTACGGGGATAAAGAAAGGCAATGTACCTGCGCGCCGGGCCAGATTATCAATTATCGCAAAAGAATTTCCGGGCCGATTATTGACCGCATTGACTTGCATATTGAAGTGCCGCGCTTAAAATTTGACAAGCTCTCCAGCGAAGGCCAAGGCGAGACTTCCGAAGTTATAAAAAGCAGGATTGAAGCCGCTCGGAAAATTCAGGCCGAAAGATTCAAGGCTATGCCAATCATTACCAATTCAGAAATGAATTCCGAAGCGGTAAAAAAATTCTGCCAAATTGATGATTCTTCTTGCCAGCTTTTGCGCAGCGCGGTTGACCAGATGCATTTGTCCGCCCGGGCGTATTTCCGGATTTTAAAAATAAGCCGGACAATCGCTGATTTAGCCGGCGAGGAAAAGATTTTAACCTCGCATATTGCCGAAGCTCTGCAGTATCGGCCGAGGGTGGAGTAA
- a CDS encoding extracellular solute-binding protein translates to MRNKLLILLLISSFLLTSGFGCKGADKKTQEAMKPITLNYWRVWDGPDAFVEIIAKYKQLHPYITINYRKLRYSEYEQELLEAMAEDKGPDILSLHNTWVKKYQSKLAPLPTEISMVYPVEKGTIKKEVVQELRTTKSLTFRDLKNNFVDVVYKDTVLPAVDSKTGKTGERIFALPLALDTLVMYYNRDLFNNAGIAEPPDFWNREFQQAVKNLTKQDTSGKIIQSGVALGGSKNVERYSDILSILMMQNGAVMVDDSNNVSFNRIPEALRSQNYSPGLEALRFYTDFSNPAKEVYSWNSSLDNSLEMFIAGKLAIMFGYAYHLPTIKARAPKLNFDIAPLPQIEGNLGQISFANYWVEAVSNKSKYINEAWNFIQFATRAEQAKLYLAKTKKPTALRSLVNEQLEDEDINIFAGQVLTADSWYRGDDANAAELIMGEMIDSAVAGEGKIEEIINLGARRVQQTITK, encoded by the coding sequence ATGAGGAATAAACTACTTATTTTATTACTTATTTCTTCTTTCCTTTTAACCTCTGGTTTCGGTTGCAAGGGAGCGGATAAAAAAACGCAGGAGGCAATGAAGCCGATTACTTTGAATTATTGGCGGGTTTGGGACGGCCCGGATGCTTTTGTTGAAATTATTGCAAAATATAAGCAACTCCATCCCTATATTACGATTAATTACCGGAAATTGCGTTACAGCGAATATGAGCAGGAGCTTTTAGAGGCTATGGCCGAAGATAAGGGGCCTGATATTCTTTCCCTCCACAATACCTGGGTAAAAAAATACCAAAGTAAGTTGGCGCCTTTGCCAACAGAAATTTCCATGGTTTATCCGGTGGAAAAAGGCACAATAAAAAAAGAAGTGGTGCAGGAATTAAGAACAACCAAGAGTTTAACTTTCAGGGATTTAAAAAATAATTTTGTTGATGTTGTCTACAAAGATACGGTTTTGCCGGCCGTGGACTCAAAAACCGGAAAAACAGGCGAGAGAATATTCGCCCTGCCCTTGGCCCTTGATACTTTGGTTATGTATTATAACCGGGATCTTTTCAATAATGCCGGCATTGCCGAGCCGCCGGATTTTTGGAACCGGGAATTTCAGCAGGCCGTGAAAAATTTGACCAAGCAGGACACCAGCGGCAAAATCATCCAGTCAGGCGTGGCTTTGGGCGGCAGCAAAAATGTAGAACGATATAGCGATATTTTATCTATTTTAATGATGCAGAACGGCGCGGTTATGGTGGATGACAGCAACAACGTTTCTTTTAACAGAATTCCGGAAGCTTTAAGGAGCCAAAATTACAGCCCCGGGCTTGAAGCCTTGCGTTTTTATACGGATTTTTCCAATCCGGCCAAGGAGGTTTATAGCTGGAACAGCAGTTTGGATAATTCTTTGGAGATGTTTATCGCCGGCAAATTGGCCATAATGTTCGGTTATGCCTATCATTTGCCGACCATCAAAGCCAGGGCGCCGAAATTAAATTTTGACATAGCTCCCCTGCCGCAGATAGAAGGCAATCTCGGGCAGATAAGTTTTGCCAATTATTGGGTAGAAGCAGTTTCTAATAAAAGCAAATATATCAATGAGGCTTGGAATTTTATTCAGTTCGCCACCAGGGCCGAACAGGCGAAATTATATCTGGCTAAAACAAAAAAACCAACCGCTTTGCGGTCCTTGGTCAATGAACAGCTTGAGGATGAGGATATAAACATTTTTGCCGGACAAGTGCTTACCGCCGACAGCTGGTATCGGGGAGACGATGCCAACGCGGCCGAGTTGATCATGGGGGAGATGATTGATTCGGCGGTGGCGGGAGAAGGCAAAATTGAAGAGATTATAAATTTGGGGGCAAGAAGAGTTCAGCAGACGATTACGAAGTAA